The window atagtTCCCTTCCCCCCCCCTGTATTGTTGCTATCAGACAGGCTGGGTTGTCTAAGACAGGTAAAAAGAAGGCGTGCACGTGTCCCTTGCATGGGACAattgggaatggaaaagcttggtgcTTAGGGGGTACAGCATagcaacacctgacctccaatcaagtttaaaaaaagccatTTCCACCAATAAATAGcaaagagctgactgacagactttgaAGGGGCCAGGGTTAGCTGATACAacccccaggggtataaaagattgagcatccatcttgaagatgaaCTAGCCACGTGGTGTGCATGAGAggcagttcccagcactgcagcttattccttatgtagtcctttgttgtatttttgttaaggtttaatgttatgaacaaaaattcggttaatttttttttatgagaaaaagttaTAAAGAGGCAGCCATATCACTGGCCCTGCtcaagttctgtgtgttttgttattgtaatcacgggtcgttgtcgttaatggctgtttttgtattagtaaaagccctggctggggcgaggtaatggcccttctcctgagactgtaacgggtggggaccttcccgaggctaagttgtacctttcccagaatagtgaagacacctgagagggtggggggggggaggggtatgcaaagtgactcccaagaccagaatgctttgtgggacccccgactccaaacccacggagaaaccccaaaaacaatgagccacctaagagttgagagactggagtgatgtctggacgtgaggagccgagtgctgagcctgcagagatgcagaaCACCTTCGGAGCCTCTCGCCCTGACCGAGGGAGTTGACCCCGGCGGTGAGACCAGGCCGACAGAGGAGGAGGGGCACCATCTGACGGGGACAACatgccctaaaggctcccagGGGGACTGGAttccaccagccctgcccttggTGGACAAAGCTGTGCTTGTCCTCCTCCTCTAAGTCACCGTGGGAGAGACGATGGACGCTGCAGACCCGTCAAGCTGCCCagtcctgagctgatcacttttaataaaggcattaaaaaggagaagaagtctcctggccctgtttatttcatttaataaacccctttaaattttcaaaggGAGCAGTTGTCTCTCACATTACCCCCTACAAGGCTGTAGGGGGTAGCCTTGGGAAGCCAAGGGCAGATTTGAGAGCAGTTACTCCAGGGCTTCATGCTTCATGCTGAGTTCTGAGCTCAGCAAGATCACAAATTTCTGCTCTTCAAACCCAGGTCACTGACTGCTGAATGAGTGGAGCCACAGGGTCTGCCAGCAACATCCAACCTTCATCTATCTCTGCTGAGCTGGATGGGGAGGAAAGTGATGGGTTACAAATTTGCTGGACTGAGTGCAGTCATGGGTAAGTTCTACTTCACAATTTGGAGACTCTTTTTAAAACTGCTTACCACACTTCTGCCTCAGCTTTTTATGAACTAAAAAAGCAGGTTCTCTTTCCCCTCCCATCCAACTTGGTCACCCAAACCATCTGTACCTGTGCCAGATGAACTTTCACTTTCCTGGAATGAGAGAGATTTGACTTGTAAATACACACAACTTCTGATGCATGTCACAAAAGTATTGTGTGAGGATATACTTTCCTCCTTGTGGATTTTTTCCTACATTAATTTTTGGGAGTtagcttttaaaaagaattttagcAGTCACTTCCTTTCATTTCCTGATCATAGTGAAAAGCAAACTCTGACATTGTTTTGTTAGTAATGTTGGAGAATTCATGTACTGAGTTAATATGTCGGCCTTTCTTACAATAAATAATACAGAATTGTACCACATTAATGAGAATAATTAAACtgtaatataattaaatatgtATCTAAGCCCTGAAACTTCCCTGTGAATGATAGCTCTTACCGATTCAACTGTATGATGAAAAAGCTTGTACCAGTTTTGTCCCAGACGACAGTCAAATACAGTATGCAGGAAGTATCTCATGTTCCACCTGTGTCCAATGGCAATTTGAAATTTGGCTGAGAGAAACAGTTCTTTTCAGAGATCAGAGAAAGTCTCTCCGTGCATCAGAGCATTCCTAGAAGTCTTGGCTCTGGAAACAAATGTATCTTTTTGTAAAATATCTTGGTGCTAGGCATGTAAATTTCTGTGGTTACTTTGGCTTGCTGTATTTATTATGATATCACACATGTGTTTTACTTGTTGTGGTTTAAGAATGATATTCCTCAATTGGAAACACTGCAAACCACGAGTTGCTTGTTTgctcccctctccttttccccactTTGATGATTTGGAGAGCAGAACTAgaggcacaaaaggcaaagatcatgggttgagataagaacaatttactggaaacagcaataaaaagacAACcaacagtaacagcaacaatactAATAAAAGAGTGTACAAGAAACAGTTTACACCCGAGTTCTCACCCCTGACAATACCCGACCATTCCCCCGCCATGCTAACTGAGCTGGCAGGCAGCCATTTCCCAAAAAATGAGGTGAGGTACTATAGAATAACCTCTGGGTCCTGGCCATGCCCCCTCCTGGCTCTTGCAGAAATTAAACCTATCTTGTCCAGAACCAGGACACTACATTCTATATATCATAACTTCCTTTCTGTATCAGTTTTATAATCTATGCAAATGGCACCCAGGTAGCCTTCCTTGAGTGGCACACTTGTCTCAAATAAGGCAAGGCTAAGATTTGAGGTAAATAGAAAAACATACTTTTAGTATAGGCTTCCTTACCATACCCTGTAATTTATGCATATATTTCTTTATATACAATTGGTGTCAGATAATTACAGTGCTAATTTTGTAAAGTCTGTGTatgtgtatttttgttttgaggggctttctcccttcccttccccaaagGCAGAGAGATCCATAATCAAAATTACACCTTTTTGCACCATAACAAAGCTACTTTTCTCAACAGATGAGTACACCATGAGAACATACTGTATTGGTGTAGGATATAAAGGGTGTGTCTGCCAGTGATGATGTATACGGATGTGGCACCAACTGATTTCAACCAGACAGAAGATTAGCACCCCATCTAAAACGTGGAAGAAGAGTTTAGTAGTAAATGTTAATTGTAGCTTTGTAAAGCAGCTGTACCTCCTAAAGCCCAGGAAAACAATAGAGAGTAACTAAGTTTGTGTGTTTATGAGGTTTTTTCAGGCATTCCTGGGAATCAGTTTTACATTTTGTCCTTGTGTAATGGATTGCCATCTATAGAGGTTGCTGTTCAATGTTTTTGAATGCCTGCCCTTGAATTGACACCTGTTAAATTAAGAGTCATAAATTGCCAATACAACAGGCAGAACAAATGTGTCTTAATATGTTCCAACAATCCTAACAATCTATGCTAGATATGTATTTTTTACTGCCaagcagaaagaacagaaacatACTGACTAATTTTTACCAGAACAATAATCAGACATCCACCAGTAAACATGAGTGTAGGCCAGAGGAAAGCAAAGAGGAGACCTTTTGCAGGATAAAGTCTGCTTAAAATGACGTTGGTCTGTGTTCCTCCTGGGTCATAGTAACACGGGAAAGTCTGGTATTTTTTGAAATTGCTTGCAATTGTTTCTATTCGTGCTTTAACTTCTTTAGAGTTCTCCAACTTGTCTGGGACATATGAGCACTGAAATAAGAAATCAAGGTGATTCACTATAACAAATACTCCAATAAAAAGTTTTTAGTTAAGTCagattgagggaaaaaaatcatgctaGTACTGACAAAATCTTCTGTGATTTGGCATCCCTGGAGATTGTCTTGGTTTCATTATGTCCATTTGCCATGCCACTCTTCCCTCTTTCCATCAGCATGTCAATGACCCCAGTCTGCAGATTTACAGATTGGGGTTACATTGTTGGAAACCAATAACATACATGCTCAAAAAACCCCTGCAGTCTTTGACACTGTCACTTCCTTATTACAGTGCCAAACTCCAGTTCCTAACAGAGCTTCTAGACACTGTCACAGTGGGAAAGTGTTCATTGTGCAGAATTTTGCACTGCTTTGTCTGTGTGCACAAGAATGAAGTTGTTTCACTGCACACCTCTGGTTGTAAGTAGTCGAAAAATGCAAGCATGGCTGTTGGGGGCTCCCTCCTTGTCTTTGTTAAACAAAACTATTTTGACTTGTAGTAATAATTCAGAGTTATTTAGTTTTCATTGGAAATAGACTTTGAAGCAGTaaattttttgttgctttttgttgttgttgttcataaaattttttttctgcagtattATTTTGTGTGTATAATAATGCTTGAATGTACTAAACTGGGACCTGGCCAAGACAAAAGCAGGGGTGGTTCCTGACCTGAAAATTTTACTTTCATTAGTGCAAGTAGATAGGACATCAAGAAGTTGCCTCCCTTTGCAGTGAACAAGGCTCTTGTTTCCATCTATGGTAGGTAGTTTCTGTTTGCTTCTTTATTGCCTGTAGCTTTCCCTGAGGCAATCATTATAAAGACAGGCATTAGCTAGAAAAATTCTCTTCAGCTGAAGCGTTTTATGCTATTAGGTTTGCACAGTGGGAAGCGCTAATCTATATAAATGCTCTGCATTTTTAATCTGAACATGTTTgttctaaattttaaaagtacttcAGTCTCAGGCATCCAAGAGTCTGAATTTTCACTGATTTGTTTCTCATTTCCTGTCTAAAATGTGCATCATGTTGCAATTTTCTCCTTCTTTATTCCCTGTTTAATAATATACACCtaaaaaacaagtaaaattGGAATTTGTGCTCTTACATTGGATGGTTCTAAACTTGAGGTCTCTCTTGCTAATTCAACAAGCAACTGAGCAAGCCACACCTTATAAACCGTTTGTTACAATGGGTCTTCAACTGGGAGACTtacatatattaaaatgttCATAGGTGTTGTATTTTCATGTTGGTGTAGTTCCTTTAAATGTATTAacttaatatttaaaaaaaataaaaactctagTTTCTGTAATGTTTTTTAATTGCCTTCGTTTAAGACATTGTTAACATGTAAAAGATGAGTGACTCCTACTGTTACTGAGATGCTTGGTTTAAAAACTATCAGCCCCTCTCCTCAAAGGTGGTAGATAGTAGCAAAGAAGGAGTTTGCAATCTGCGAGTACCTTAGGATTTCTTTCCAGTGTATCTTCAGTCTGGTAGAGCATAACCTCCTGTCCTGAGGCTGTCAGATTAACCCACACCTGTAGACAGGGATAAGGAAAGATTTCCTCATCCTCTGAGCCTTTGCTGTTTGGGCAGAAAACTTTGTCCTTGATGTTGGCTTTGAGTACCTTGCACACAGTTTCTGTTGTCCAAAcactacaaaaacaaaacaaaaggtaTTCCTTTTAAGCTTATCAGAGGCATCTGTTGCAAGTGGCATGTGAAAATACATCTGTGTGTGCTGACTTGGCTGGAGTTCATAGCTGCTTCTTCCTGCTGTAATGAACTGTGCCCATCCTGAATCAGTGGCTGCACCTGGAGAAGGGCTGCCATAGCAAgttcaggaaaacattttt of the Ammospiza nelsoni isolate bAmmNel1 chromosome 16, bAmmNel1.pri, whole genome shotgun sequence genome contains:
- the KCNMB1 gene encoding calcium-activated potassium channel subunit beta-1 — its product is MLGKKLVTAQKRGETRALCLGLGMVACSMMMYFFIGITIVPFYTKSVWTTETVCKVLKANIKDKVFCPNSKGSEDEEIFPYPCLQVWVNLTASGQEVMLYQTEDTLERNPKCSYVPDKLENSKEVKARIETIASNFKKYQTFPCYYDPGGTQTNVILSRLYPAKGLLFAFLWPTLMFTGGCLIIVLVKISQYVSVLSAWQ